From one Acidimicrobiales bacterium genomic stretch:
- a CDS encoding ABC transporter ATP-binding protein, whose product MSESVSIAPAAQPLYSLRGVERRYLKGASEVVALRGIDLDIGAGEFLCLEGPSGSGKSTLLQLLGALDTPTAGTIQMDEQQLGSAGDDVLTSIRSKRIGFVFQQFNLIPTLSALENVTLAMAPQHVSRAERDQRASELLGRVGLGHRLDHLPSRLSGGEQQRVAIARALANRPEVIVADEPTGNLDTGSAGEVLSLLVELQRRDGVTVIIATHDPEVAQHATRHLKLRDGLVVEDLVH is encoded by the coding sequence ATGAGCGAATCCGTGTCGATCGCGCCAGCCGCCCAACCGCTCTACAGCCTACGAGGCGTCGAGCGCCGCTATCTCAAGGGCGCGAGCGAGGTTGTGGCCCTGCGGGGCATCGACCTCGATATCGGTGCCGGCGAGTTCCTCTGTCTCGAGGGACCAAGCGGCTCGGGCAAGAGCACCCTGTTGCAGCTCCTGGGTGCGCTCGACACGCCCACCGCGGGAACGATCCAGATGGACGAGCAACAGCTCGGTTCGGCCGGGGACGACGTCCTCACTTCGATCCGGAGCAAGCGAATCGGATTCGTCTTCCAGCAGTTCAATCTGATCCCGACACTGAGCGCCTTGGAGAACGTGACACTGGCGATGGCTCCCCAGCACGTGTCGCGAGCAGAACGCGACCAGCGCGCCTCGGAGCTTCTCGGTCGCGTTGGGCTCGGCCATCGCCTCGATCACTTGCCGTCACGGCTGTCCGGCGGCGAACAGCAGCGTGTCGCCATAGCCCGAGCACTGGCCAATCGCCCCGAGGTGATCGTCGCCGACGAGCCGACCGGAAATCTCGATACCGGGAGTGCCGGCGAGGTTCTCTCCTTGCTCGTCGAACTCCAACGACGAGATGGGGTGACCGTCATCATCGCGACGCACGACCCGGAGGTGGCACAGCACGCCACCCGCCACCTCAAGCTGCGCGACGGTCTGGTCGTGGAAGACCTTGTCCACTAA